The Calditrichota bacterium genome contains the following window.
TTAGGATTTCTAACATTTCCATTTGGAAATATTCTGACAAATTTAATTTTATTTGTACCGCTGCTGTCAATGGTTGTATCAACACCCGTCAAACTTGCTTTTGCAACCATGGAATCGGCTTTTGCCATAACATTAGCTTTCCCCGGGAAGTAACTGAATATCAAACCATCCTGGGTGATTGGCCCAACCAAACGCCGCGTTACATCCCACGATGCTGAAATATTATAATAATTGCCAAAGCTGTCTACCAGTTGAGATTTGAATTGTACATAATTTTGAACCTGGATGGTTGTGTCCGCAGGAATGACAACCAGATCACCACTTGGTTCAATTGGGGCTTCTATTAAAATTGCGGTTGGCGCTGATGCAGATACATTATAATCAAAAATATTAGAGCCATCCAATGCTGCAGATTTAACCTTGCCCGATCCCATTTCCGTCCAGGCCATTTTACTTAGCTGGCGATTGATAGCAATTGAATTAGGAGAGGAAAGGTTTTGAACAAGAACAGTATCATTCGCACCATTAAGATCGGCCGATTTAATTTTACCGCCATTCATTTCAGTCCAGTACATTTTTCCTGAATCCATATCCAAAGCCAAACCGGAAGGACCATTCAAACCACCCAAAATATCTTCCTGCAAAGCGCCAACCTGAAGATCCGCACGCTGGATTTTACCGGCACCAAAATTTGTCCAGTACATTTTTCCCGCATCAACATCCAGGCTGATAGCACGGGGCGTGTTATTACTTGCCGGACCAAAATCAATAAGTACTTTTGGTGATTGACCATCCAAATCGGCGCGCCAAATTTTTGGCCCGTTAACAAGATTGGTCGAAATCCAATATATTTTTTTATTTAGCGGATCAACCGCCATCCCTCTTAATACAGATTGTGATTTCACAATTTCTGATGAAACGCTGAAATCTGAAGAAACTTTGTTTATTCCTGCATTGATGTAGGAAAGACCGCTCCAGTAAAAAGATGATTCATTTGTGTTAAAGACAATACTTTGAGGCAGTGATCCTGCCGGTAATGATTGCGATAAAAGTTGGCTTCTGTCTGCCGCTGTTTTTACTAAACGTGGTGCTTCAAAAGCCGATTCGACCCAAATTATATTTTGAGCGACTAATTGAAACGGCAACCCACAAAACCCTATTATCACGATCATTAAAAGAATCGTTTTTATTTTTCGCATGATAACCTCGTTCGGTTTTATGGACGTGATGGATAAATTCCTTCCAGGGCAATAATGTAGTTGATAGTAATAAATGGCTGCATATTTGGGTGCGCACCATTTCCACCTGTATTAGATACTTTGACAGCCGCACTATTTAGAGCCGTGTTTACAGTATCCCCATATTGCGGTGTAGAACCTGCATTACGGGCAAGCAAGCCACTTTCCGGCTTATCGGAAGTGGCCACTGTTGAATCTGCATTTAACTGAGCTGTATGGGTGTGGCTTGGTATTTGGGTGATGTTTAAAACAACATTCTCCTGGCCACCTTTTTGACCTAATCTTCTATCTGAAAGTCCGGGACCATTGCCTTCATGAATTGGTGCACGGCCTCTTAGATCGGGCAAACCAAAAGTAGTGCGGCCATCACCGCCATAGGTTGTACCCAATATTGAGAAAAGTGCTGAATATTGGGAAATTGGTAATAGCTGGCCATCGCAAAAGGCATAACCGCGCGGGGCAAAATTGCCGCCAAACATTTTAATTTCTCCAATGAATGGTTCCTGGGCCATTGCTGGCATAGTGAAACAAAAAATAAGAGAAAAAAGGATTAGTTTATTCTTCATGGTGGGGCCTCCTGATTTTAAGGGATATAATTTCAAACAAATAGTCGGTTGAAGTTCAATTTAGATTATCAAATAACGCAAAAGTTGCGTTAAGACACAAAGCAGTACAAAAAAACAGCAGCTAATCTGAAGAAGAGATATTTGAAAACGATTTGGGTTTACCCCATCCAAAATCCTTTACGCTGGGAAATGGAAAGCACTTTTTTGCAGTGTTCGCAAAAATAAATATACCTGATGCCAAAACGGCTTTTAATTTGCTTGGATAATAATCGGGTTACAGCTTTTTCGCAGTGTGGACAAATAGGTTGCTCATTGGAATCTTCAACAATATCTATCATTTTCACTCCTTAATTTGCTCATTTTACTTTTGAGGTCTTTAATGTCCAGGCATATTCGCGTGCAATAATTTCTTGTAAAACTTGAAGATCAACATCATCAAGCTTATTGATATAAATGCAGGCAACCGATTTTTTGTGTTTGCCCAAACGAGTGAAAAGTTCTTCAGCGCCTTCGAACTTATTGCCAACATAAAAAGTCATGTTTGCTTTACGTGGTGAAAAACCGGCAGCCGGTACTTTACCCTTGCGACCACTATCGTATTCATAGTGGGTTGTTCCAAAACCAATAATTGACGAGCCCCACATAACCGGCTCAAGACCCGTAACTTCTTTATACATTTTCAAGGAAGTAAGTGCATCAGCCTTACGGCGCGCATTTTCAATCCCGGAAATAAATTCATCCACCGATGCTGATGTTGGTTTGGTTTTGTTCTCTGCCATGCTTGTAAACTATTCGCTTCACTTTAAGAAAAAGAATTATAACCTTTTAAAACTCAACTATAGAATCATATTCAAAACAAAAAATTACTTAAGAAACTTTTCCTGAATCATGTTATTATCATGACTTAACCCGTTTTAGATATTTATCCAAAAAGAGCCTGATTTTTTTATGTCCTTCAATTTTGTTTTCCGTTTTTAAAAATCCATGTCCTTCATCTTCAAATATAATGTATTCAACGGGGACATTATTGGATTCAACAGCCGCAACAATTTCGTCCGATTCTATTTGGAGAACCCTAACATCATTTGCACCCTGCAGGACTATGAGCGGTTTGGTTACATTTTTAGCATGAAATAATGGTGAGATTTTATATAAGCGTGTCGAATCATCTGAGAATGGATCACCCAATTCCGCATACAAAGCTTCCCTAAATGATTCCCAATGTGGTGGTATAGATTTCAAAGTTCTTAACCAATTAGTTACTCCAAAAATATTTACCCCAACATCAAATTCTTCCGGAGTAAAAGCCAGTGCCGCCATTACCATATAACCACCGTAGGAACCACCCATTATACCTACTTTCTCCATATCAATAAAACCCGTTTCAGCTAAAAAATCTTTACTGGAAACACAATCTTTCAAATCTGCCTCACCGTGTTTTAAATCATCCATTTTATAGAAAGTCTTTCCGTAGCCGGAGCTGCCCCGGTTATTAATTGCAAGGATTGCATATCCCTGGTTTACTAAATACTGGATTAATGCTGAATAATTCAATCGTGTTTGGCCACCGGGCCCGCCATGCACCCAGACTAAAGCGGGTACCTTGTTTGACTTGGAAGCATGATGAGGCTTATAAAAAATACACGGAACCTCTGTACCATCGTAGGATTTAAATCTAATCACTTCTGCATTTACAAGATCACTCGTATTTATATCTGGATTTAAAGTTTTTGTTAATCTTTTTAATTCTTTTGTCTCAATGTTATAGAAGTAAATATCATTGGTCGTAACAGAACTGCTTACCGTAAGCCGCATTAGCTTTTCACTTTTACCAATACTTACAGATGAAATACTACTACCTTTTATAACCGGTAATTCAACCTGATTATTAGAACTCAAATCTGTTAAACTGATTGCTGTCTTTGCATCCTCATTTACACCAATAACACGGTATTTTTCATTAAAAGAGGTTTTCGCATACCAGACATCCCAATTTGTCTCATAGATTTTCTCTTTGTTTCCGCTTTTAATATTATACTTTACCAGGTATGTAAACTCGCTGTTTTCATTTGATAATAAATACAGGTTCTCATTTGCTAAATCAAAAAATTGAGCTTCATAAACTGCATCTCCCTCGTGTTCTGAGATATGCTTCGTCTCTTTCGTTTGCATATCATAGAGATAAAGTTCGTTGTTACTTGTTGTAATGCTTTTTGTTAATGCAAGATATCGCTTATCACTGGAAATAGCTGAAACATCAAACCCCTTATCATTCTGATAAATTAAGGTATTTGCATTTGGGTCAGCAAAATCGATTATTTGTTTCTCATATAAATCAAAGAATTTTGGATTGCGTTTGTTGGAAATATAAAAGAAACTTTTTTCATCGTGGCTCCATTTAAAAAAGCCGGATTTACTGTTTTCAAACGGAGTTAAGTCTAAAGTTTTCCTGTCTTTGTCCACCCAATATAAATGATCATTTTCGTCACCGCCTTTATCTGCATAATAAAGAAATCCATTGCCATCCGGAACATACGATATTGCGAAATAAGACTCTTTTTCTGAAAAGGTTAATTGTTCAGGTGCTTTTCCATCGACGGGAATAGCAAAGACATTGTAAATTCCCGTTTCATTATTTGTAACTAAAAGCTTGGTTTCATCGGGAGAAAAATAGCCGCCCCATATATTTGTATTTTTATGGAATTGTTCAATGGTATATTTTTTAACAGTAGTTTGTGAGCAGGAAAAAATAGTGAGTGAAATAACAAAAATTATAAGAGTCTTCATGGAGTTCTCCTTATTTTGTTTGTTAAAGAATTATGTTTTTTGAAGGAAAAGAATAAATATCTTCTTAATCACCATAAGCCGAATGGTATTATCCGGTTGCACCGAACTTGTAAAACGAAACGCCAATAACATATATAAAAACAACTGCTTTTACAAACTGTAATTTAAAAGGGCAAATAAAAAGCCCATATTTAAAAAAGTGACATGGGCTTCTAAACAATCTATTTATAATACCTTCCGGTTCCAATTCACCATCTGTGTAAGGGTTCACTTTAACAACCTTGATATTCATTTTTTATTAATAGCTAATATAATTTTTTATTTCTTTTTCAAGACCCTTGCTTGGACGAGCAGAATTTGGGTTAATAATCGTACCGTCTTTATCAATTAAAACATAAGTAGGGTAACCTGAAATAGAATAATTTTTTCTGAGTAATTGAATCCAATTGGTGTTAGCAAATAAATTCACACCATCAAGTTGATATTTTTTTAGACCGGAAAGCCAACTTTCTTTATTGTCAATCATATGGATATTTATTATTTCAAACTCATTGTTAGAAAATTTGTTAATCAATTCTTTTTCAAATGGAACTTCAATAACACATCCTGAGCATCCATGAAACCAAAAGTTTAGTAACACAATTTTATTATGAAAATCTTTTAGTTCATGAAATTGATTATTTTCATCTGGTAAGTAAAAGTTAAAAGCTTGTTCGCCTACCTTTGGAGCAAATTTATTTTCTCTGAAATTTGTCAAAATCTCTAATATATTTGGATTTTTAAAATATTTTTTGTTTTTTTCTATCTCAGAATCAAATAGATCAAAAAACCCATCATTGATAATTTTTCCAAACTCATAACATAAAAAAATCTCGGCCAAATCTGTGTTTAGGAGTTCATAAGCAGAAGCAGGATAATATTTTAAAATTCCTTCATATTGTGATTTTTTATCTTTCCACTTATAATTATCTGGAAGAATATTATAATAAAAATAACTGCTAATATACTGATAATAATTAAATGTTAACTTTGCATCCATATTTACAAAAGGAAGTTCTTTCCAAAAATCAAAATAGTTATCAGGAATTGTTTCTTTAAACTTTAATACATCTCGCCGATAATTTGCGGCAAGTGCTTTTCTGTCAGCGTTCCAATAAATAAATGACCATTTTTGATTCACATAAAACCAATTAGGCAATTTTTGATTTTTGTTGAAATTATCTAAAAAATAAATCTCTTCATTTGTCATTGAATCCATTTTTGCTTTTACTTCTAATAAGGGGATTTTTTCAGATGCAATCTGAAGTCTTAATTTTCCCTTTTTGAATTGTGTTTGTTTATTAAATAGAAATTTTGAAGGTAATGTGTTTTCTCCTTTAAACGAAATGGCATCTGCAAAAATGTCTTTTGAAAAATCTATTATAATTTCCAAGGTATCATCAGGAATAATATAAACTGAAAAACGCGGTAAGGTGTCTATAGTTACTAAAGCACGTTTAGGGAAATTAATATCTAAGTCAATAATTGTATTCCTTTTATTAGATATTTCTGTATCATAAACTCTTCTTTCCGGAGGGATAAAAGCCCAGAAATCTATTTTACATTTCGAAGGAGTATTTTTATTTAATTGTGTGATTTTTATATATGATTTTTGTCCGAATTTAATTTCTGGAGTTTCAGTAGAAATTGATTTTATTGGAAGAATTGATAATAATGCGATAATATAAAATATCATAATATTTCAAGATAGACAAACTGGTTAACATTGAGATTTCGGACAAAGGCTTGCTATACCTTCCTTTGCCAATTCACCTTTCCTGCCATTGTTCCAAGCTAATGCTATTGACATTTCCTAAAAGGAAGTCCATCATGTTTTTTTCAGTTATTGATTTTTTTTCTTTTTATAATTGGACTCATGTTTTAAGCAATTGATAACCTGTTATTCGGCAATCTGTATTCTCTGCATACTTTGCCTATTCTAATGTTATTTATCACTCATGAACTGTATAAGGAATGATGATGCGGCCTTGATTGTACGTGGAACAATTACTGTTCTATAAAACATTGAAACGGGTTAATCTTCAAATAGATAATTAGTTCAGAGTAGCGGGGACCTCAAATTGTGATAGTGTTCTAATTCCCGGAACCTCTGTTTTGTTTGTTCTAAACAGATAAGTAATCTCTGCATTATCTGAGTTATTGCTATATGCCCAGGAAATTTGATAATCATTGCTCAATTTTTGAATTTTTGCTTTGTCTAACAATCTTAACCAGCCCCAATTTCCTGCAAAGTCAAAAATTGTTTCACGACCCTGATTTGTCTCAACAAGTAATGTGGCACCTTTATTTATCCCTTGTCCGGGCCAAACATAGTCATACGGTATTGGCATTCCCATTCTGTAACAATCAGTCTTACCATCTATTGTGAGGCAAAAATTTTTGATTAAATCTATACGGGTTCTTGGTATAAGAACAAATTGAAGTTGCATTTTATTATCAGTAAAAAACTGTTTAGAGATTTGATCTGCTCTCTGAAAGAAACGTATGGCACTTTGCGAAATCTTAAGGACTGATTTTGCATCTTGATTTATCCAGGTATTCCCCCGTTTTACCAAATATGGACTGAGCTCATCATTAAAAAAACGCCAAAACTTTCCACTTTCCGGTCGGAAAAATTGTTCGAAATCTTGC
Protein-coding sequences here:
- a CDS encoding S9 family peptidase, which produces MKTLIIFVISLTIFSCSQTTVKKYTIEQFHKNTNIWGGYFSPDETKLLVTNNETGIYNVFAIPVDGKAPEQLTFSEKESYFAISYVPDGNGFLYYADKGGDENDHLYWVDKDRKTLDLTPFENSKSGFFKWSHDEKSFFYISNKRNPKFFDLYEKQIIDFADPNANTLIYQNDKGFDVSAISSDKRYLALTKSITTSNNELYLYDMQTKETKHISEHEGDAVYEAQFFDLANENLYLLSNENSEFTYLVKYNIKSGNKEKIYETNWDVWYAKTSFNEKYRVIGVNEDAKTAISLTDLSSNNQVELPVIKGSSISSVSIGKSEKLMRLTVSSSVTTNDIYFYNIETKELKRLTKTLNPDINTSDLVNAEVIRFKSYDGTEVPCIFYKPHHASKSNKVPALVWVHGGPGGQTRLNYSALIQYLVNQGYAILAINNRGSSGYGKTFYKMDDLKHGEADLKDCVSSKDFLAETGFIDMEKVGIMGGSYGGYMVMAALAFTPEEFDVGVNIFGVTNWLRTLKSIPPHWESFREALYAELGDPFSDDSTRLYKISPLFHAKNVTKPLIVLQGANDVRVLQIESDEIVAAVESNNVPVEYIIFEDEGHGFLKTENKIEGHKKIRLFLDKYLKRVKS
- a CDS encoding phage tail protein translates to MAQEPFIGEIKMFGGNFAPRGYAFCDGQLLPISQYSALFSILGTTYGGDGRTTFGLPDLRGRAPIHEGNGPGLSDRRLGQKGGQENVVLNITQIPSHTHTAQLNADSTVATSDKPESGLLARNAGSTPQYGDTVNTALNSAAVKVSNTGGNGAHPNMQPFITINYIIALEGIYPSRP
- a CDS encoding T9SS type A sorting domain-containing protein, translated to MRKIKTILLMIVIIGFCGLPFQLVAQNIIWVESAFEAPRLVKTAADRSQLLSQSLPAGSLPQSIVFNTNESSFYWSGLSYINAGINKVSSDFSVSSEIVKSQSVLRGMAVDPLNKKIYWISTNLVNGPKIWRADLDGQSPKVLIDFGPASNNTPRAISLDVDAGKMYWTNFGAGKIQRADLQVGALQEDILGGLNGPSGLALDMDSGKMYWTEMNGGKIKSADLNGANDTVLVQNLSSPNSIAINRQLSKMAWTEMGSGKVKSAALDGSNIFDYNVSASAPTAILIEAPIEPSGDLVVIPADTTIQVQNYVQFKSQLVDSFGNYYNISASWDVTRRLVGPITQDGLIFSYFPGKANVMAKADSMVAKASLTGVDTTIDSSGTNKIKFVRIFPNGNVRNPKTIDEGKKYVLGGLPDPFNIINGTMLYFPKGSLHEDITIEIRLPEFAKLHGDSIEFIEKVVNGIQFDVFVGDSLISPYYFDKPVSIALPFKRGIVKRLGIRVEDLGLFYATDSLSFDSLGVSHVMVDSSDNRIYGLVEHFSTLVVRENLVVSSSKADDEKNTAPSNFELKQNYPNPFNPITVINYQIPKQSEVELSIFNTLGQKVATLVTENQAAGTYNVTWNASGFASGIYLYKIETSGGFSQTKKLILLK
- a CDS encoding DUF1801 domain-containing protein; the encoded protein is MAENKTKPTSASVDEFISGIENARRKADALTSLKMYKEVTGLEPVMWGSSIIGFGTTHYEYDSGRKGKVPAAGFSPRKANMTFYVGNKFEGAEELFTRLGKHKKSVACIYINKLDDVDLQVLQEIIAREYAWTLKTSKVK
- a CDS encoding TlpA family protein disulfide reductase, producing the protein MIFYIIALLSILPIKSISTETPEIKFGQKSYIKITQLNKNTPSKCKIDFWAFIPPERRVYDTEISNKRNTIIDLDINFPKRALVTIDTLPRFSVYIIPDDTLEIIIDFSKDIFADAISFKGENTLPSKFLFNKQTQFKKGKLRLQIASEKIPLLEVKAKMDSMTNEEIYFLDNFNKNQKLPNWFYVNQKWSFIYWNADRKALAANYRRDVLKFKETIPDNYFDFWKELPFVNMDAKLTFNYYQYISSYFYYNILPDNYKWKDKKSQYEGILKYYPASAYELLNTDLAEIFLCYEFGKIINDGFFDLFDSEIEKNKKYFKNPNILEILTNFRENKFAPKVGEQAFNFYLPDENNQFHELKDFHNKIVLLNFWFHGCSGCVIEVPFEKELINKFSNNEFEIINIHMIDNKESWLSGLKKYQLDGVNLFANTNWIQLLRKNYSISGYPTYVLIDKDGTIINPNSARPSKGLEKEIKNYISY